The DNA region GCCACCAGCGCCCCGACCGCGACCAGCGCCGCCGTCCCCCACACCGCTGCCCGAAACGGTCCGGCGTCCGGGGCGCCGCCGTGGCCGCCGCCTCCGATCACGGCCGCGCACAGCGCGATGCCGACGGCGCCGCCGAGGGTGCGGACGATCTGGAAGAGCCCCATGGCCTGGCCCATGTCGGGCGGGGCGATCGACTCGAACCCGGCGAGCTGCACGGTGAGTACGGCGGTGCCGAGGACCAGGCCGACCAGGAACATCAGGAGCCGGACGGCCCAGGCGTCGTCGGCGACGCCGGGCATGCCGAGGAGGGCGAAGACGACGGTGGCGAGGAGCAGCGCGGGCACGGTGAGGGCGCGGGGGCCGAGGCGCGGCAGGAGCCGGTCCACGACCTGTGAGGCGAGCATCAGGCCGAGCGCCTCGGGGAACACGCTGAGCCCGGCGTCGAGCGCGGAGGCGCCCAGGGCCGCCTGGTACAGCAGCGGGAAGACGAAGAGCAGGCCCATGAGTCCGGCGGCGGTGAGGACGGCGAGCGCCGAGGCCGTGCCGTAGTCCCGGTCGGTGAACAGGCCAAGGCGCAGGAGGGGTTCGGCGGCACGGCGGAAGTGACGGACCGCGGCGACGAGGAGGAGCGCGCCGAGGACTGCGGCGGCGGCCACCGGCGGGCTGCTCCAGCCGTGTGCGGGTCCGTGCCCGAGGGCGTACGTCAGCAGGCCGAGCCCCGGGGTGGCCAGCCAGAAGCCGGTGCGGTCGAAGGGTCCTTCGGTGCCCTCGACGTGCTCGCGCAGGCCGAGGACGCCGATGAGGAGGGCGGCCAGGCCGATGGGCACGTTGACGAAGAACAGCCAGTGCCAGGAGGCGTGTTCGGTGAGCAGACCGCCGAGCGGCGGGCCGAGCGCGGGCATGAGGGCGGTGGGCACGATGAGTGCCTTGGCCAGCTTGCCGCGTTCGTGCGGGGCGTAGGTCCGAAACAGCAGGGTCATGCCGACCGGGGTGAGCAGGCCGCCCGCGAGGCCCTGCGCGGCGCGGGCCGCGATGAGCGTCGGCAGGTCCTGGGCGAGGCCGCACAGCGCGGATGCGGCGGTGAAGACCGCGAGGGAGCCGAGGAACACGCGCTTGGTGCCGCAGCGGTCGCCGAGCCAGCCCGCCACGGGCAGGGTCAGGGCCAGGGCGACGAGGAAGGCCGTCTCGACGGCGTTGGCGGCGGAGACGGGACGGCCGAAGTCCTCGGCGATGGTGAAGAGCGCCGGGTTGACGATCGTGGAGTCCAGGCCGCTCATGCACATCGCGGCCACGTAGACGACCACGACGGCGGCTCTCGGCGAGAGCGGGCCTGTGCGTACGGGACGGCCCTTCACCGGGCGAGCGCCCCGGCGTCACGCGCGGTGATCCACTCCAGCGCGGCGGCGCGCGGGCAGGGGCCGTACACGACCGTCCAGCCGTCGGGCACGTCGGCGAACAGCGGCCACAGGGAGTGCTGCCGCAGTTCGTTGACGAGGACGACGAAGGTGCTCGTGGGGCCGTCCGCGTCGAAGGGGTTGGCGGGGGTGTCGCCGGTCACGGACATGGGGTCACTTCTCCAGATCGGTCAGGCGGTCGGCGACCACGCGGGCGATGTGCGCGATCGGCTCGGGCAGGGTCATGTCCTTGTGGGAGCAGGCGACGTCGGTGTTGTCGATCCGTCCGCTCACGTGGGGCGCCCAGGTGTCGGGCGTCAGGGCGTCGTCGATGGTGTCGACGGTGGCCCGGAAGAAGAGGACGTCGCCGTCGAACCGGCGGTGGTCGTAGCGCCGCACCAGGTCGTTGGTGTTGAGGTAGACGGCGGCGAGGGCTTCGATGGTCGTGGTGGGGAGCGCGGCGAGGGGGCTGTTCTCGCGGTGGAGGACGTCGACGACGTTGGCGGTCGTCAGTGCCTTGCCCGCCAGGCTGTCGGGTCCGTAGCCGCCCATCGTCAGAAGCGATTCGAGGGCTTCGGCGTGGTCGGATTCGGGCAGGTCGCGGAAGCCCTCGGCGGGGTAGGCGTCGAGGATCGCGAGGAGTTCGACCTCCTCGCCCGCGGCCTGGAGGTGGGCGGCGACGGCGTGCGCGATGATGCCGCCGGTGGACCAGCCGAGGAGCCGGTAGGGGCCGCTCGGCTGGACCTCGCGGACGCGGGACGCGTAGTGCGCGGCGAGTTCCTCGAGGGTCGCGGGCAGCGGCTGTGCGGCGGTGGCGGGGCCGACGCCCTGGGCCTGGAGGCCGTAGACGGGCACGTCCGGCGGCAGGTGCCGGATGAGGCCCGCGTAGCACCAGCTGAGCCCGCCGGCCGGATGCACGCAGTGGAGCGGGGCGCGGTCACCGGCCGGGCGCAGCGGCAGCAGGACGTCCAGCGGGTCGTCCTCGCGGTCGGCGTCGAGCACCGCGTCGAGGGCGGCGACGGTGGGCGACTGGAACACGGTGCCGATGGACACGTCGGTGCCGAACGCCGCCTGGACGCGGGCGGCGAGGCGCACGGCGAGCAGCGAGTGCCCGCCGAGGTCGAAGAAGTTGTCCTCGGCGCCGACCCGTTCGAGGCCGAGCACGTCGGCGAAGATCGCGCAGAGCTGTTCCTCGCGCGGGGTGCGCGGGGCGCGGCCGCCACCGGTGGCCGCGGGCGCGCCGGGCGCGGGCAGGGCCTTGCGGTCGAGCTTGCCGTTGCCGGTGAGCGGGAGCCGGTCGAGGAGCACGACGGCCGAGGGGACCATGTGGACGGGCAGGTGCCGGGCGGCGTGTTCGCGCATGTCCGAGGCCGTCACGCCGTCCGCTCCCGGGGCGGGCACGGCGTAGCCGACGAGGCGCTTGTCGCCGGGAGTGTCCTCGCGGACGACGACGGCCGCGTCCGCGACGTCGGGGTGCGCGGCCAGGACCGCCTCGATCTCGCCGAGTTCGATGCGGAAGCCGCGGATCTTCACCTGGTGGTCGGCGCGCCCGAAGTACTCCAAGGTGCCGTCGGCGCGGCGCCGGGCGAGGTCGCCGGAGCGGTACATGCGGCTGCCGCGGTCGCCGAAGAGGTGCGCGTAGGGGTCGGCCACGAACCGCGTCGCCGTCAGCTCGGGCCGTCCCAGGTAGCCGAGGGCCACGCCTTCCCCTGCCACGTACATCTCGCCGGTGACGCCGGGCGGCACCGGTTGCAGGCGGTCGTCCAGGACGTACACGCGCAGGTCGGGGATGTTGACGCCGATGGTGGACGAGGTGGCAGCGGCTGCGGTGGCGCGGTCGAGCGGGAAGTAGGTGACGTGCACGGTGGTCTCGGTGATGCCGTACATGTTGACCAGCGTCGGCGCGTCCTCGGCGTGCCGTTCGTACCAGTCGGCGAGCCGCCCGAGCTCCAGTGCCTCGCCGCCGAACACGACGTAGCGCAGCGCGAGTTCGGTGCCGGGGGCGTCGCGGTCGGCGGCGGCGAGCTGGTAGAAGGCGGATGGCGTCTGGTTGAGGACGGTGACGCGCTCCTCGGCGAGCAGGCTGAGGAAGGCGCCCGGGTCGCGGCTGGTGAGGTGCGGTACGACGACGACCTTGCCGCCGTACAGGAGGGCGCCCCACAGCTCCCAGACGGAGAAGTCGAAGGCGTAGGAGTGGAACAGCGTCCAGGCGTCGTCGGGGCCGAAGCCGAACCAGTGGTCGGTGGCGGTCAGGAGCCGGGTGACGTTGTGGTGGGAGACCACGACGCCCTTGGGGCGGCCGGTGGATCCCGAGGTGTAGATGACGTACGCCGGGTCCGCGGGGGCGAGGGGCCTGGTGCGGTCCTCGTCGCGCAGCGGTGTGTCCGCGTACGAGGCCATCGTGTCGCCGTCGACGGTGATGACCGGCAGGTCGTGGGCGGGCAGCCGGGGCGCGGTGGCCGTGTCGGTGACGACGGCTGCGGGCCGGGCGTCGGCGAGCATGTACGCGAGGCGCTCGGCCGGGTAGTCCGGGTCGAGCGGCAGGTACGCGGCGCCGGACAGGGACACCGCGAGGAGCCCGGTGACGAGTTCGAGGGAGCGGGGCAGGGCCAGGGCCACGATCGAGCCGGGGCCGATGGAGCGGGCGGCGAGCAGCCGGGCCAGGCGGTGGGCGCGGGCGGAGAGTTCGGCGTAGGTGAGCTGCTGCCCGTCGTGGCTGACGGCGACGCGCTGGGGGTGGCTGCGGGCAGCTTCTTCGTAGCGCTCGGCGAGGGTGGCGGGCTCGGTGTGGCCGCCGGGCAGGGCCTGGGTGTTGCCGTCCACCAGGGCGCGGCGCAGTTCCTCGGGGCTGAGGAGCGGGAGCAGGGCGAGGGGGGTGTCGGGGGCGGTGGCGGCGGCGGTGAGCAGCCGGGCGAGACGGTCGGCGAGCGCCTGGGCGGTGGCGCGGTCGAACAGGTCGGTGCGGAATTCGAGGAATCCGCCGATGCCGCCGCCGGGCAGTTCACCCGCGTTGAGGGTGAGGTCGAACTTGGCGGTGCCGGACGGCACGGCGGTCATGCGGGCGCTGAGGCCGGGGGCGAGCGCGAAGGCGGTGTCGGGGACGGACTGCCAGGCGAGCATCGTCTGGAAGAGCGGGTGCCGGGACAGCGAGCGGGCCGGGTTGAGCGCCTCCACGAGGTGGTCGAAGGGCAGCGCGTCGTGTTCGTGGGCGCCGAGGGTGGTGGCGCGCACCCGGTCGAGCAGGGCACGGAACGTGGGGTCGCCGGAGGTGTCGGCGCGCAGCACGACGGTGTTGGTGAAGAAGCCGACCAGGTCGGCGGTGGCGTCGTCGGCGCGGCCCGCGACGGGCGTGCCGAGGGGGATGTCGGTGCCGCAGCCGTGCCGGGTCAGCAGGGCGGCGAGTCCGGCCTGCACGGTCATGAACACGCTGGTGCCGGTGGCGCGGGCGAGCCTGCGCAGGGCGGAGTGCGCGGCCTCGTCGAGGTGGAAGGGGACGGTGTCGCCCTGGTGCGACGCGACGGCGGGGCGGGGCCGGTCGGTGAGCAGTTCCAGCTGGTCGGGCAGCCCGGCGAGGGCCTGCTTCCAGTACGCCAGGTGCCGTTCGGCGCGGGCCGTCGGCGCCTGGGCGGTGCCGAGGAGGCGCTGTTGGTGGGCGGCGT from Streptomyces flavofungini includes:
- a CDS encoding DHA2 family efflux MFS transporter permease subunit, whose amino-acid sequence is MKGRPVRTGPLSPRAAVVVVYVAAMCMSGLDSTIVNPALFTIAEDFGRPVSAANAVETAFLVALALTLPVAGWLGDRCGTKRVFLGSLAVFTAASALCGLAQDLPTLIAARAAQGLAGGLLTPVGMTLLFRTYAPHERGKLAKALIVPTALMPALGPPLGGLLTEHASWHWLFFVNVPIGLAALLIGVLGLREHVEGTEGPFDRTGFWLATPGLGLLTYALGHGPAHGWSSPPVAAAAVLGALLLVAAVRHFRRAAEPLLRLGLFTDRDYGTASALAVLTAAGLMGLLFVFPLLYQAALGASALDAGLSVFPEALGLMLASQVVDRLLPRLGPRALTVPALLLATVVFALLGMPGVADDAWAVRLLMFLVGLVLGTAVLTVQLAGFESIAPPDMGQAMGLFQIVRTLGGAVGIALCAAVIGGGGHGGAPDAGPFRAAVWGTAALVAVGALVALRLPAEAPQPPPYEDGADDGVQAEGDAVAA
- a CDS encoding MbtH family protein, which codes for MSVTGDTPANPFDADGPTSTFVVLVNELRQHSLWPLFADVPDGWTVVYGPCPRAAALEWITARDAGALAR